Proteins from a genomic interval of Zonotrichia leucophrys gambelii isolate GWCS_2022_RI chromosome 5, RI_Zleu_2.0, whole genome shotgun sequence:
- the RHOD gene encoding rho-related GTP-binding protein RhoD isoform X2, with the protein MQRERGEQSPGAPETEIKAVIVGDGGCGKTSLLVAFAKGDFPKVYVPTVFEKYTASLQVAGKPVKIHLWDTAGQEDYDRLRPLSYSDANVVLMCFDVTDSNSFDNILTKWYPEVNHFCKGVPVLLVGCKTDLRQDQEALQKLKDGRIEPVSRQQGEAMARQVRAVSYMECSARYQDNVGNIFVTACNAAISAARRRQRKGPRRGCAIL; encoded by the exons ATGCAGCGGGAGCgcggggagcagagcccaggagcccCCGAAACCGAGATCAAGGCTGTCATCGTCGGGGATGGCGGCTGCGGGAAGACGTCGCTGCTGGTGGCCTTCGCCAAAGGGGACTTCCCCAAG GTCTATGTCCCCACCGTGTTCGAGAAGTACACAGCGTCCCTCCAGGTTGCCGGCAAGCCCGTGAAGATCCAcctgtgggacacagcag GACAGGAAGACTACGACAGGCTTCGCCCTCTGTCCTACTCAGATGCCAACGTTGTCCTCATGTGCTTTGATGTCACCGACTCCAACAGCTTTGACAACATCCTAACAAAG TGGTACCCGGAGGTGAACCACTTCTGCAAGGGGGTCCCGGTGCTGCTGGTGGGCTGCAAGACGGACCTGCGGCAGGACCAGGAGGCGCTGCAGAAGCTGAAGGACGGGCGGATAGAGCCCGTCTCCCGCCAGCAG GGAGAGGCCATGGCCCGGCAGGTCCGTGCCGTGTCCTACATGGAGTGCTCGGCCAGGTACCAGGATAACGTCGGGAACATCTTCGTGACAGCCTGCAATGCCGCCATCAGTGCCGCCCGCCGGAGGCAGCGCAAGGGACCCAGGAGGGGCTGCGCCATCCTCTGA
- the LOC135448994 gene encoding mas-related G-protein coupled receptor member A1-like: MEVSTLSPLFISPTDTPAQCEINVSNTAIDFVMLLVGLCGLAGNGLILWLLHVNAITHFISKQAIIDFLFLIFMLPSTLLFLVEEVSCSAIMPLMYLSLLFQLSLFTYIIGLYRLMFISIQRCRSILCLVFCGCQLSEHLLWVLMTALFWVLLFVFIAVNPTVTSLCQSHEQEQCQMALTSMYALNLFLFAVPMVISSTILFTHLKPSSQQQSHKRLDVVIFLIAFFSLPFSLWSLLQQLGYTVVPSQVVFLLACINSSIKPFICFLVGSWKRDCSMGSYCRHCSLETCRKHSSIQSLREAIHRVFEEPKENTASGNDPSVDTGF, from the coding sequence ATGGAGGTGAGCACTTTGTCCCCTCTTTTCATCTCACCAACGGACACACCTGCTCAGTGTGAGATCAATGTCTCCAACACGGCCATAGACTTTGTGATGCTGCTCGTTGGCCtctgtgggctggctgggaatgGACTTATTCTCTGGCTCCTGCACGTTAATGCCATCACCCACTTCATCTCCAAACAGGCCATCATCgacttcctcttcctcatcttcatGTTGCCCTCCACCCTGCTCTTCCTTGTGGAGGAGGTTTCCTGCTCTGCTATAATGCCCCTGATGTATTTGAGCTTGCTTTTCCAGCTGTCGCTGTTCACCTACATTATAGGGCTGTACCGGCTGATGTTCATCAGCATTCAGAGATGCAGATCCATCCTCTGCCTGGTATTCTGTGGTTGCCAACTGTCCGAACACTTGTTGTGGGTGTTGATGACTGCCCTGTTCTGGGTCCTCCTCTTCGTTTTCATCGCTGTCAATCCTACTGTGACTTCCCTGTGCCAGTCACACGAGCAGGAGCAATGCCAGATGGCTCTCACCTCCATGTACGCCCTCAACCTCTTCCTCTTTGCTGTACCCATGGTCATTTCCAGCACAATCCTCTTCACTCATCTCAAGCCTAGCTCCCAGCAGCAGTCACACAAGAGGCTTGACGTTGTTATCTTCCTCATTGCATTCTTCAGTCTGCCCTTCAGTCTCTggtctctcctgcagcagcttggTTACACCGTTGTGCCCTCCCAGGTGGTTTTCCTACTTGCCTGCATCAATAGCAGCATCAAACCCTTCATCTGCTTCTTGGTGGGGAGCTGGAAGAGAGACTGCTCCATGGGGAGCTACTGCAGACACTGCTCCCTGGAGACCTGCAGGAAGCACTCCTCCATCCAATCCCTAAGGGAGGCGATCCACAGGGTGTTTGAGGAGCCAAAAGAAAACACTGCCTCTGGAAATGATCCCTCTGTGGACACAGGGTTCTGA
- the LOC135449002 gene encoding mas-related G-protein coupled receptor member H-like: MEVTTVSPSPASPTEGDDLCETDVTDVAIHSVTLLICLCGLAGNGAVLLLLSLKKGNRYFFYMAFIDFLFLLFAVPSTFLFLVEDVSCSPIVPFMYVSFLFQLSVVPYYRALVSRRTAQSMQKLCKLCCGCHLPKHLMWVVGSVQYWAFFALFAVIPTLTFLCPSHQQELCRAALISVYTIALLLFVVPVVTSRTIILMKAKWGSQQQQPKRRDIVILITVLLTLFLSLWNFLKQLGYLTVPFQVVFLLNCIHSSIKPFIYFLAGQCWWPCSMGSLWLSLQRVFEQQKKKKKRRNKSRTETVV; the protein is encoded by the coding sequence ATGGAGGTGACCACCgtgtccccatctcctgcctcACCCACTGAAGGGGATGATCTGTGTGAGACAGATGTCACCGATGTGGCCATACACAGTGTGACCTTGCTTATCTGCCtctgtgggctggctgggaacGGGGCTGTGCTCTTGCTCCTCAGCCTGAAAAAGGGTAATCGTTACTTCTTTTACATGGCTTTCATTgactttctcttcctcctctttgcaGTCCCCTCTACCTTCCTCTTCCTGGTGGAGGACGTGTCCTGCTCCCCTATCGTGCCCTTTATGTACGTGagtttccttttccagctctcagTGGTCCCCTACTACAGGGCACTGGTGTCTCGAAGGACTGCCCAGTCCATGCAAAAGCTCTGCAAGCTCTGCTGCGGCTGCCACCTTCCTAAGCACCTGATGTGGGTGGTGGGAAGTGTCCAATATTGGGCCTTCTTTGCTCTCTTTGCTGTCATTCCCACACTGACATTCCTGTGCCCATCAcaccagcaggagctctgccgGGCAGCTCTCATCTCCGTGTACACCATCGCCCTGCTCCTCTTTGTTGTACCGGTGGTCACTTCCCGCACAATCATCCTCATGAAGGCCAAGtggggctcccagcagcagcaacccaAGAGGCGCGACATCGTTATCCTCATCACTGTGCTCCTCACTCTCTTTCTCAGCCTCTGGAATTTCCTGAAGCAGCTTGGTTACCTCACTGTGCCCTTCCAGGTTGTTTTCCTGCTCAACTGCATCCACAGCAGCATCAAACCCTTCATCTACTTCTTGGCAGGGCAATGCTGGTGGCCCTGCTCCATGGGGTCACTCTGGCTCTCCCTCCAGAGGGTCTttgagcagcagaaaaaaaaaaaaaaacgcaGAAATAAGTCTCGCACAGAAACAGTAGTCTGA
- the LOC135448995 gene encoding proto-oncogene Mas-like produces MEVSTVSCVFISPTDAPGQCEINVSSMAMHIVMLHVGLCGLAGNGVFLWLLHINAITDFIFYQAITDFLFLIFMLPSTLVFLVEEVSCSAIMPSMYMSLLFQLSLFTYNIGLYRLTFISIERCRSILCLFFCGFQLPEHLLRVVMSVLYWALLFVVIAVNPTVTSLCQSHEQEQCRVILTSMYALSLFLFAAPMVISSTILFIHLKPGLQQQPLKTLDIVIFLVALFNLPLSLWNLLQQLGYTVVPSQMVFLLTSINSSIKPFICFMVGSWKRDCSMGSCWRHCSMESCRKHSSIQSLRKAIHRVFGEPEENTACGDEPSVDTGV; encoded by the coding sequence ATGGAGGTGAGCACCGTGTCCTGTGTTTTCATCTCACCAACTGACGCACCTGGTCAGTGTGAGATCAATGTCTCCAGCATGGCCATGCACATTGTGATGCTGCACGTTGGCCtctgtgggctggctgggaacGGGGTGTTCCTCTGGCTCCTGCACATTAATGCCATCACTGACTTCATATTCTATCAGGCCATCACTgacttcctcttcctcatcttcatGCTGCCCTCCACCCTGGTATTCCTTGTGGAGGAGGTTTCCTGCTCGGCTATAATGCCCTCAATGTATATGAgcctgcttttccagctgtcaCTGTTCACCTACAATATAGGGCTGTACCGGCTGACATTCATCAGCATTGAGAGGTGCAGGTCCATCCTCTGCctgtttttttgtggttttcaacTTCCTGAGCACCTGCTGAGGGTGGTGATGAGTGTCTTGTACTGGGCCCTCCTCTTTGTTGTCATCGCTGTCAATCCCACGGTGACTTCCCTGTGCCAGTCACACGAGCAGGAGCAATGTCGGGTGATTCTCACTTCCATGTACGCCCTCAGCCTCTTCCTATTTGCAGCACCCATGGTCATTTCCAGCACAATCCTCTTCATTCATCTCAAGCCTGGCttacagcagcagccactcaAGACACTTGACATTGTTATCTTCCTTGTTGCACTCTTCAATCTGCCCCTCAGTCTCTGGAATTTACTGCAGCAGCTTGGTTACACCGTTGTGCCCTCCCAGATGGTTTTCTTGCTCACCAGCATCAACAGCAGCATCAAACCCTTCATCTGCTTCATGGTGGGGAGCTGGAAGAGAGACTGctccatggggagctgctggaggcactgctccatggagagctgcaggaagcactCCTCCATCCAGTCCCTAAGGAAGGCGATCCACAGGGTGTTTGGGGAGCCAGAAGAAAACACTGCCTGTGGAGATGAACCTTCTGTGGACACAGGGGTCTGA
- the RHOD gene encoding rho-related GTP-binding protein RhoD isoform X1, with the protein MEVTTVSPSPASPTEDDLCDIDVTDAAIDSVTLLICLCGLAGNGAVLWLLQRTPTTSYIINLAFANFSFLHFVVLSTLLYLLEELSCYTIVPLVFMRALFPLLFFSYNLGLYLLTAISIDRCTSILCPLWYRCRRPQRLSWVVCALLWALCITVIVTMTALCRSREHDHCQVSLITMYALNLFLFAPAMLISSTILLIKFKCGSQQQQPKRLDIVIFLVVLSFLLFALPLSLSNFLQQLGYTVVSSQVLFLLACIHSSTNPIIYLLVGRFRRPYSVGSLRLSLQRVFEEPEENTAHSHDPAMDTAFPTC; encoded by the coding sequence ATGGAGGTGACCACCgtgtccccatctcctgcctcACCCACTGAAGATGATCTCTGTGATATTGATGTCACCGATGCGGCCATAGACAGTGTGACCCTGCTCATCTGCCtctgtgggctggctgggaacggggctgtgctctggctcCTCCAAAGGACCCCCACCACCAGTTACATCATCAACCTGGCCTTCGCCAACTTCTCCTTCCTCCACTTTGTGGTCCTCTCCACCCTGCTCTATCTGCTGGAGGAATTGTCCTGCTACACAATCGTGCCCCTGGTGTTCATGAGGGCACTTTTCCCACTCCTGTTCTTCTCCTACAACCTGGGGCTGTACCTGCTGACAGCCATCAGCATTGACAGGTGCACGTCTATCCTGTGTCCACTCTGGTACCGCTGCCGCCGTCCCCAGCGCCTCTCATGGGTGGTGTGTGCCCTCCTCTGGGCCCTCTGcatcactgtcattgtcactaTGACTGCCCTGTGCCGGTCACGAGAGCATGACCACTGCCAGGTGTCTCTCATCACTATGTACGCCCTCAACCTCTTCCTCTTTGCCCCAGCCATGCTCATTTCCAGCACAATCCTCCTCATTAAGTTCAAGTGTgggtcccagcagcagcaacccaAGAGACTCGACATTGTTATTTTCCTCGTtgtgctctccttcctcctctttgctctccccctcagcctctccaatttcctgcagcagctcggCTACACCGTTGTGTCCTCCCAGGTTCTTTTCCTGCTAGCCTGCATCCATAGCAGCACCAACCCCATCATCTACCTCTTGGTGGGGAGGTTCAGGAGGCCCTACTCCGTGGGATCCCTACGGCTCTCCCTCCAGAGGGTCTTTGAGGAACCAGAAGAAAACACTGCCCACAGCCATGATCCTGCCATGGACACAGCCTTTCCAACCTGTTGA
- the LOC135449001 gene encoding mas-related G-protein coupled receptor member H-like codes for MELNQTSPPLSSSLMDTEGDDSCGINVTDVAVNGVTLLICLCGLAGNGAVLWLLGFHIRRNPITVYILNLAVADFTFLLFMVPSSLLYLLDDVSCSTVVSLKYLRSLLLLSLLSYNMGLYLLTAISIERCGSILFPLWYRCRRPRRLSWVVCALLWALSITVMVVVTSLCLSHEHEHCRVALISMYALSFLIFAPPMVISNVILFIKVQCGSKRRQPKRLYVVIFLTVLFFLIFGVPLSLSNFLQQLSPSVVSSQVVFLLACINSSINPFIYFLVGSCWRRCSVVSLQVAFRRVFEETGTTTVSS; via the coding sequence ATGGAGCTGAACCAGACGTCCCCACCTCTCTCATCTTCCCTTATGGACACTGAAGGAGATGATTCCTGTGGGATCAATGTCACTGATGTGGCCGTAAACGGTGTCACTCTGCTCATCTGCCtctgtgggctggctgggaacggggctgtgctctggctcCTGGGATTCCACATCCGCAGGAACCCCATCACTGTCTACATCCTCAACCTGGCCGTCGCCGACTtcaccttcctcctcttcatggtcccctcctccctgctctaCCTGCTGGACGACGTGTCCTGCTCCACTGTCGTGTCCCTGAAGTACCTGAGGTCCCTTCTCCTGCTGTCGCTGCTCTCCTACAACATGGGGCTGTACCTGCTGACGGCCATCAGCATCGAGAGGTGTGGCTCAATTCTCTTCCCCCTCTGGTACCGCTGCCGCCGTCCCCGGCGCCTCTCGTGGGTGgtgtgtgccctgctctgggccctCTCCATCACTGTCATGGTCGTGGTGacctccctgtgcctgtcacACGAGCACGAGCACTGCCGGGTGGCTCTCATCTCCATGTACGCCCTCAGCTTCCTCATCTTTGCTCCACCCATGGTCATCTCCAACGTGATCCTCTTCATCAAGGTCCAGTGTGGCTCCAAGAGACGCCAGCCTAAGAGGCTCTACGTCGTTATCTTCCTCACTGTGctcttcttcctcatctttGGAGTGCCCCTCAGCCTCTCcaatttcctgcagcagctcagccccagcgtCGTGTCCTCCCAGGTGGTTTTCCTGCTCGCCTGCATCAACAGCAGCATCAACCCCTTCATCTACTTCTtggtggggagctgctggaggcgCTGCTCCGTGGTGTCCCTCCAAGTCGCCTTCCGGAGGGTCTTTGAGGAGACAGGGACCACCACAGTGTCCAGCTGA
- the LOC135448999 gene encoding mas-related G-protein coupled receptor member B4-like, producing the protein MQVTNVSLSPASPTEGDDLCKTDVTSVAIHSVTLLICLCGLAGNGAVLWLLGSHCLSRNSTILYILVLTFLDFLLLLFVLPSTLLFLLENVSCSIIMPLQYMGLLFRVSAVSHSVWLCTLTFISIKRCRSTHCPLWHCCHHPQHLLKEMHALLGAVFITFIIVIAIIFSPCIVLLSEHCWVFYISMHTFNLLLCAPFMLISSKIVSTHFKPGSHQQQPKRLDIVICLIVLFTLPLSLCNLLQELSYTIVSSQVLFLLACIHRSINPIICFLVGRCWKPCSVGSLWLSLRRVFEEPEENTASGNDPLMDTGV; encoded by the coding sequence ATGCAGGTGACCAACGTGTCCCTATCTCCTGCCTCACCCACTGAAGGAGATGATCTGTGTAAGACAGATGTCACCAGCGTGGCCATACACAGTGTGACACTGCTCATCTGCCtctgtgggctggctgggaacggggctgtgctctggctcCTTGGGTCCCACTGTTTGTCCAGGAACAGCACCATCCTTTACATCCTTGTCCTGACTTTTTTGgacttcctcctcctcctctttgtgTTGCCCTCcactctgctcttcctgctggaGAATGTGTCCTGCTCTATCATCATGCCCTTGCAGTACATGGGGTTGCTTTTCAGGGTGTCAGCGGTGTCACACAGCGTGTGGCTGTGCACACTGACATTCATCAGCATCAAGAGGTGCAGGTCCACCCACTGCCcactctggcactgctgccaccatccCCAGCACCTGTTGAAGGAGATGCATGCCCTGCTCGGGGCCGTCTTCATCACTTTTATCATAGTCATTGCCATAATATTTTCTCCATGCATTGTCCTGCTATCTGagcactgctgggttttttaCATCTCCATGCATACCTTCAAcctcctcctctgtgctccCTTCATGCTCATTTCCAGCAAAATTGTCTCCACTCATTTCAAGCCTGGCTCCCATCAGCAGCAACCCAAGAGACTCGACATTGTTATCTGCCTCATTGTGCTCTTCACTCTGCCCCTCAGTCTCTGCAATCTCCTGCAGGAACTCAGCTACACCATTGTGTCCTCCCAGGTTCTTTTCCTGCTCGCCTGCATCCACAGAAGCATCAACCCCATCATTTGCTTCTTGGTGGGGAGGTGTTGGAAGCCTTGCTCTGTGGGGTCTCTCTGGCTCTCCCTCAGGAGGGTCTTTGAGGAGCCAGAAGAAAACACTGCCTCTGGAAATGATCCGCTCATGGACACCGGGGTCTGA
- the LOC135448996 gene encoding mas-related G-protein coupled receptor member H-like, with protein MEVTTMSPSPASPTEEDNTCGIDITDAAIVGIILFICLCGLAGNGALLCLLRFCRNPITVYIFHLAVADFIFLLFVATSLLLHLLEEVSCYTITLREYLKLFFQLSLFSYTTGLYLLTAISIERCTSVLCPLWYRCHRPRHLSGFMTVLLWALPFVTVVILCLSLRPQHCQVTLISMNALNLLLFAPAMLISSTILSIKVKCGSQQQQQQPKRLDIVIFLTVLFVLPFTLPLSLWSFLQQFGYTMVSAKVVFLLACTRSTFNPFICFLVGSCRWPCSMEGCSRPCSMGSLRKALLRVFGDAEENGACSNDPIMDIVL; from the coding sequence ATGGAGGTGACCACCAtgtccccatctcctgcctcACCCACTGAAGAAGATAATACATGTGGAATTGATATCACTGATGCGGCCATAGTTGGCATCATACTGTTTATCTGCCtctgtgggctggctgggaacggggctctgctctgcctcctcaggTTCTGCAGGAACCCCATCACAGTCTATATCTTCCATTTGGCTGTCGCCGacttcattttcctgctctttgtggccacctccctcctgctccacctgCTGGAGGAAGTTTCCTGCTACACTATTACGCTCCGGGAGTACCTGAAGTTGTTTTTCCAGCTCTCGCTGTTCTCTTACACCACGGGGCTGTACCTGCTGACAGCCATCAGCATCGAGAGGTGCACATCCGTCCTCTGCCCGCTCTGGTACCGCTGCCACCGTCCCCGGCACCTATCAGGGTTCATGACTGTCCTTCTCTGGGCCCTCCCCTTTGTTACAGTGGTTATCCTGTGCCTATCACTGaggccccagcactgccaggtgaCTCTCATCTCCATGAATGCCCTCAACCTCCTGCTCTTTGCTCCAGCCATGCTCATTTCCAGCACAATTCTCTCCATTAAGGTAAAGtgtggctcccagcagcagcagcagcaacccaAGAGACTTGACATCGTTATCTTCCTCACTGTGCTCTTCGTCCTCCCCTTCACTCTCCCACTCAGCCTCTGGAGTTTTCTGCAGCAGTTCGGCTACACCATGGTGTCAGCCAAAGTGGTTTTCCTGCTCGCCTGCACCCGCAGCACCTTCAACCCCTTCATCTGCTTCTTggtggggagctgcaggtggccCTGCTCCATGGAAGGTTGCAGCAGGCCCTGCTCCATGGGGTCCCTAAGGAAGGCCCTCCTGAGAGTCTTTGGGGACGCAGAAGAAAACGGTGCCTGCAGCAATGATCCCATCATGGACATTGTGCTCTGA